Below is a genomic region from Streptomyces sp. NBC_00461.
CGTACGCCTGCCGGCCGAGCTCTACGAAGACGTACGACAACGTGCTGGCACCGACGACCCCGTGCCCGAATGGCTGGCCACCACCGCGGCTGAGGCGTGGGATCTCGACCTGGACGGCCAGACCGCTGGATCGGCGTTGCTCGTACGGGAGCCGACCGAACTCGCCTTCGCGCGGGCGAGTTGGGAGATCAACCTCTACTGCAACTTCGGCTGCAAACACTGCTATCTCGGCGAACGGCCCCTGGCCGGCTTGAGCTGGGAACAGAAGGTCAGGCTCATCGACATCTTCTGTCACTCAGGGGTCCTCTGGCTGCAGATCACGGGCGGCGAACCGACGGTCGATCCCGACTTCGAGGGCGCCTACCGATACGCCTACCGCCAGGGCATGATGCTCACGGTCTCGACCAACGCCTCGCGTCTGTGGAAACCCGAGGTGTTGCGGCTGTTCCGGGACTGCCCGCCGTATCGCGTCGTCGTCAGCATGTACGGCGCCACGGAGGAGTCCTTCGACGAACTCACGCAGCGCAAGGGCGCCTGGAAGAACTTCCACAGGGGCATGGTCGCGGCCCGCAACGCCGGTCTGCCCCTGCGGGTCTCCGTCGTGGTCACCGAGGACAACGCCCACGAGGTCGACGCCATGGTGGCCCTGGTCCGCAGCTGGGGCCTGGACCACCACGTCTACACCAACATGCAGCCGACCTTCTCCGGCACCGGCGAACCCCTGCTCGTGCAGTCCACTGAGCATCTGCGCAAGCGCCCGGTCTTCCAGGGCTGCAACGCGGGAGTGACCTTCTTCCACGCCGACCCGCACGCCAAGGTCTCGATCTGCAAGATCGGCCGAGACGACCAGATCGACCTCATAACGGAGGGCATCGACGGACTTCGCCGACTCGGAGCGATCTCCGATCGGCTGATGCTTCGCACCGGTGGCTGCTCGGGTTGCTCGCTTTCCGGCTCCTGCCGGGTATGCCGACCGCTCGCCAAGGTCTACCAGGAGGCGAAGGCACCACTGAACACCTACTGCCAGCACGGAGACACCAAGGAGATGGTCCACTCATGAGTTCTGTTCTCGTCGAGATCCTGACCCGCCGCCCGGCGGTCGTCCGTCCGGCTCTGCCCTCCACCCTCGTCGCGACCACGGCGGTCGTCATCGAGGCCGACGCCGACGCCCTGATGGAGGGCAGTGCCTGCTCCTGCGCGGCCGGCGACGACAACCCGAACTGACCCCTTCGGTCACCTGCGCTCAGGCCCTGGCGCGTCAGCGTCGGGGCCTGAGCTCTGAGCGCGAAATGAGTACCTTAAGCACATGCGATTCCGCTGGGACTGGCTACGTCCAGTGGTGCTGGCGCCCTACGTGCCGACGATCGGGCCGGTCCACCCGTCCGTCCTGACCGAGGACCTCTTCACTGACACCCTGATCGCGGCTTCCACCGACCGGAGGTTCTTGCGCTACGACAAGGACATCCGCTGGTCCGACAGCAAGGTCGAGACCGTTCTCGTCGAGGCCGTCGTTCACCGGCCTGGTGAGACGTTGATTCCCACGCTGTCCCGGCGAGGCGCCGGCATGGTCAAGGTTCATCTCTACGGCATCGACGACAGCGCCCTCGCGGCGACCGAACTGGCTCAGAAGCTGGCCGCCGAGCATGGAGCGGCGAAGGCACGCATCGTGCGTTTCCTCGGCCCCGAGGCACCAGACGGGCGCGGTACGCGCATCCAGCTTCAGGACTTCAGGGCGACCATCCGGCCGGCAGGCGATGGCCCCGTCCGCTCCTTTGACGAGTGGCCGGCGAATGCACGAGGCACCTTCGATGACTTCGCTGAGGAGATGGCCGCAGACGGCTTCGCCTTCCTCTACGAACAGATGCAGGCCGGAACGGTCGGCCCGGTCCTGACCGCCGTCTTGGGCGGCCGGGTGGCCGGTGCCATCGGCCCCATGGAGATCCGGCCCGACGCGATCGGCACCCCACAGCTGATGCCGCAGTACTTCGGTGTCCTCCCAGAGCACCGTGGCAGGGGTCTAGGCCGCCTGCTGTGGCGAGCTGCGATGCACTGGGGGCAAGCCAACGGAGCTGCCTACCAACTCCTTCAGACCGAGGTCGGTGGCGCTTCGGATTGCCTCTGCCGGTCCGAAGGGCTGATGTCACTCGGCTTCACGTACTGGCAGGCCAGCTGAACTTACCGCGGGCTGCTTCCGAGCAACGATCGCCCCGGGGAGTTCGATGAGAACCCGCTACCCGCGCCCTGGTAGCCCAAGACCTGACATCTCCGGGCGGCGAGGGTAGCTTCGGTCGAGTCGCACTGAACTGCGAAAAGAATAGCTCGTGGAATAATTGACAACGGTTGGTTAAGTCGGCAGGATGCCGGTGTGACGCAACCGATCTCGGCTGAAGCCGCCACCCGGATCTTGTCCCCACACCTCGACAGCATCGGTTTATGTATCGACCAGGGCTGGAAGCGCTGGCGGGCGCTACTTGCTCGCGATGCCGAACTGGGCGTCATCATCAGTAACCGCTCCCGCGCAAGCCTGGTCTACGACTTCATCCGCTACGAAGCGATGAACACCTTCGATGGGAACCCGAAGGTAACCGTCAGTGACAGCAGAGGGTTCCTTCTCCTCACGTTCGCCGACAAGATCGTGATGCGGTTCAAGAAGTTCCGCGACGGCAGTCTGCGCACCAGCAGCATCCCGACGCAGCAGAGCATCGAGTACGCCAACCAGGTGCTGCCTGGCATGGACGAGTTGACGCACCTGGTGGCTGGTTACTTGCCAGATGAAACGGGCCTTGACCTGCGCTTGGCGGCCATCACCTGCACTTTGGACAAAGATCAACTCTGGGTTCTTGACCTGGACCTCGGGATCGACCAGGCCGCGCCGGTCACCCCCATCCCGCTTGCAAGCACGCAAGATCAGCTGGATACCATCGTCCGGCCCAAGACGGCCGCAAAAGACACAGGCCAAACCGCTTCGGAAGAAAGGTAACCACCATGAACCCGCGCCTGCTCCAACTCGCGCGGGAGTCACGCGGACTGTCGCAGTCCAAACTGGCCAACCTGGCGGGCATTTCCCAGGCAGCACTGTCTAAAGCGGAGAACCAAGTCGGACCCTTGTCACCTGAACGGCTGGCTGCTCTCGCCGACGTACTGGGCTACCCCCAGGAGCTGTTCGACTGGCCTGATGAGCCCGTAGGCCTGGGACCATCGGGCTTCTACCACCGCAAGCAGTCGGGTCTGGGTAAAACAGCGCTGCAACGCATCGAGGCCGAGGTAAACCTTCTACTGATGCAGCTCCGTCGGCTGGAAGCCAGCGTGGAGATCGACCCGCCCTTCCGTCTCCCTGTGCTGGATGCCGAGGAACACGAGCCAGAGGAGGCCGCCGCGAAAGTACGCGCGAGCTGGATGATTCCAGACGGGCCGGTGCACGACGTCATCCGCACCGTCGAGCGGGCGGGCATCGTGGTGGTACGTCGGGACCTAGAATCCCTGAAGATCTCCGGCCTTAGCGTCCACCCGCCCAACGGCCTTCCGGTGATAATTCTCAACACGGGGATGCCACCCGCTCGGGAGCGGTTCACTGTCCTACACGAGCTGGGACATTTGATCATGCATCAGATCCCCAGTGACGATGGAGAGCGCGAGGCGGACCGATTCGCGTCTGAGTTCCTCATGCCGGCGCGCCTAATCGGTCCCCACTTGACCGGTCTGAACCTTCAACGTGCTGTTCAACTCAAACAGTATTGGAAGGCGTCGATGGCCGCGATCATCCAGACCGCACGCCGTCTCGACAAGATCGACGACCGCAAGTTCAAAAGCCTCCAGGTGCAGATGTCGCAGCACGGCTATCGCCGCAACGAACCGGCCGAGCCGGAGAGGGAAGAGCCCCGCATCCTGCCGAGCATGCTCGATCTACACCGCAGCGAGCACGGCTACTCGGATGCCGAGCTCGCGAAGGTGGTGGGCCTGCGAGTTCGCGAGTTCCATACCGAATACGGCGCGGCCCGCGGGCTTCGCGCCGTCTGACCCCGCGCACCCCCCCCGCTGCCTCCCTGGACGGCGAGGACCGTCGTCACGTCCGCGCGGTTTCCTCACGGAACAACCTTTGCGACCTCGGTGAGCGCTCTCTTGATCGGCAGCTTGGCGAAGTAACCAGCACCGAAAGCGACGCACATCAGGACGTACCAGAAACGCTCCGCCCCGGTCATCTCGCCGTATCCGAAGTCGGCAAGTGCTTTCTTGGCGGGGACCTTGGCGAAGTACGAGGCGCCAAAGGCGATGCAGCCGAGGACGTACCAGAAGCGCTCCGCTCCGGTCATCTCGCTGCGCGTGTGGACCTGGTTCATAACGTGTCTGCCTATTCATATCGCTGCGGATCAGAAGCGACTAGGGCACCTGGGATGGACCTTTGAGTCCGGCTCATACCGCCTGGTCGAGTCCCCTTGGAGTCTGACTGAAGTTGGGGCGAGAGCACAGACCTGCCTCACCGACCCACGCAGAAAGTCCGAGGAGCCCTTACTGAGGGCGGTCCGCAGGCCCTGGCCTCGAAGAGACCGGCCTCGCTGCCGCGCGCAATCGATCCCCGATATCCAGCTGAGACGTCTACGGGCTTCTCGTTCTCTCTTTCGCCACAAGTGACCACTTGATACTTGACTTCTTGAAGGGCCGCCACTTGGACAGCGGTGCGATTCTCGCTACCGTCCCATGCCTATGGTTCTACAGCACCTTCGATGGGCAAGAAAAGGCACTCCCACCATCGCTCAATCAAGTTCAGCAGCCACCTACGAATTCTCGCACTTGCTACCGTTTATCCGCCACACAGGGAACTGCCTAACGACAGTCGCCTTATCTGGCAACCATGTTAGATTCAGATTCAAGGTCTTGGGGATGACCATCCTTTCCATAGCACTGCTGGTCTGCTCCGAAACCAGAAACACTACGATCCAGAACGTGCGGCTGTCATTTGCTTCGCCGATCCAGAATTTATTGGTGTACCAACTCGCGGTTTCTTTAGTAGCCTTGCGCAAACTCATGAGCTGAGTCGCATCGGGATGCCCACCGCTGTCATAGGCATTCCCTATCCATAGCTCCAGGCCGTCAGGAACCCTCCCAGTGCCGGAGACAACTTGGCATGATTGCAGTCGATCTTTCGGCTGCGGATAGGTCACCTCCAAGGACGCAGAATCCGGCTTGGCATTGTCCCGCGAGGTGCGTGAAGTTTTATTGACGGCTTCCGCTTGAAGGCCGGCAAGACCAGGTCTCGCGTGCACAGCGAAGCCGCCCGCGGCAAGGATGCCAACGAGCACTAGGCAGATTGCCAGGGCTCTCTTAGTCGCCACGATGTGAGCGGCGGTGGTGCGTCGCAGCACCCACGCCGCAGCTAACACAGTAGCCACAACCACCAAGCTGACCGTGAGCCACTCAGGCAGAGAAGCAATAGCCAGGTAGACGGATACAGCGGCGGTTACGAGAGAAGCTACAAGATCAACGTTCTGCTTGATCCGATCCCAGGTCGGCGATGGCATGAACTAGCAATAACTCGCATAGCCCCACCAAACCTTCCTCTTTGCTCATTCATGGCCATTCTGAGTCAGATTTGACACATACCGACCATCATTCGTAGCGAATATATTGGACTTAAGTGGTACTAGGACTCACCCTCACCGAGGTCTGCTACAGCATGAACTGTGCTGTCGAACAGATCAGATGGTGTTTGCGGCGTCCGCTAGCACTTCCAATCGTTCAGCATGCTCAGCACAGGCCGAGTTATAGCCATCCCGCTGGGTTCGTAAGAAGAACGTCAGACGGTCCCAAATCGAGCTTGGGATGGCGAGGATGTAGCCCACCGATGTGTCGTGGGCGCCTACTGACGCACGCCCACCCGTTCAGTTCATAACTAACGGGGTTCTTCCGGCACGAACAAGTTGCGCAATATGTCAGCCTTGACGCCAAGGCATGCCCACGCCGATGGCGAAGCTCACCCCTCCAGGCTATTAGACTCCTTGCAGTCCAACTGGAAAGAGGAAATTTCTATGGTTCAGCGCACCGTAACCATCTTCACCGACGATCTGACGGACACCGAGGGTGAGGACATCGCAACCCACACTTTCAGTCTCGATGGCGTCAGCTACGACATCGACCTCAACCCTGACAGTTACCAGCAGCTGTTGGATGCCTTGGGACCCTTTGTGAAGGTCGGTCGCAAGAGCGGCGGCACCTCTCGTCGGGGTGGAGGCGGCAGGAAGGCTGCTGGAGGACCGGACCCCGTCAAGGTGCGTGAGTGGGCTCAGGGGCAGGGCATCGAGGTCAGCGCCCGCGGCCGTGTGCCGCGGACTGTCATTGAGCAGTACGAAGCAGCACATTGAGCATGGGGCACTCGCTCGGCCTGGCTCGGGCGACTTTGGTGAACGCCGACGGTTTCCTCAGCGCGAAATGGGCTTTCGAGAAGCGTTGAACGGGTGGACCCCTCTGTCGGCAACGTGTCAACCAAGCGACAGAGGGTGCCCGTCACCCTTGCATCTGGGTCTGGGCCTTGGAACGCCGAGACTCCGGAACTGCTGATCGCCGCGCGAGTTTCAGTCCTCCGAGGGGATGCGTGCGGCAATCTCTCGAGCCCACCGAGCGGCATCTGGCGATTCGGGGCCGCCTTCCTGCGCGACGGCGAGCAGCAGCCGGCGCAGATCGCGCGCTTCGTTCAAGGTGAGCAACGCGAGTCGGTCCGTCATGGGCTCCATGTCGAAGTCGATCTCATCCAGGTCGAGGTGGCCGTAGTCGTCCATGCCTGGCCAACGGCATCAGACACAAGCGGGTCACGGAACCAGACCAGAGGCAGGTCACGCCCGGCTACGGAGTGCGCCACCCAATCCGGCTCTGGCTCCGGTAGGGACCTGCCGGACAGTCCCTAATGCGGTCCCGGCGGCTCCGGGGACAAGCCGGGGACCACCGTGAACGTCGCGTCCTTCCGGCCTAGGTCGCTGTCCACCTCTTCGACGAAGAGGTGGAAGTCCCTGTGCCGCAGGAACCGGTTGGGGAAATTGAAGGACCGGAACGACACCGCGTTTGGGTTCGCGAGTCCCGGGACCATGGCGAACGTGGCGTCCTTCCGCATCAGCTGCATGTCCGGGGACTCGGGCGGGGGTGCCGACCCGGGGGGAACGAGCGGGGGGTTCGGGCCTTCGTGGAGTTTGACGCGGAAGTCCTGGTGCCGCAGGAAGTGGAGAGGGAAGTTGACGGACCGGAAGGACACGAGGTTGTGGTCCGCCAGGCCGTTCACCATGTCGAAGGTGGCGTCGGCGCGGTCCAGGTCGCTCGCAATGGCCGACAGCTCGCCCAGGAAGTTCGCGTGCCGGACGAAGTGATTGTCGATGTTGAAGGACTTGAGCGAGGAACCCATGGTGTGCACTCCCTTGCGGCCGTCGGAGGGAATCGCTTATCAGGGCAACGCCCTGAGGAAAGCGTCTCTCCGTCCGGTCGGTCCCACCAACCCGGATCGTCCTTTTCCTGCGAATGGTGGCGGTGAGAGTGCCTCTCTGCGGGTGCGGGCGTAGTATGCGGTCGCCCTGGACCCGCAGAAGCGCTACACGGTGCAGAAGCAGCCAGCTGCGGGCTCCTGCCACTATCGCTACGAGAAGGGGGAGCCACTGGCGTTCGAAATATTGGCCCACATCGCCAGGAATTCAGGACGCCCATCTGCCCGGTGGGGTGCCGATATTAACCTGGGCTGAATGTGACCCGCACGGTCGAATCAGTAGCTGCGGAACGTCGATCTGCTCGTTGAGGAAGTCCGGGTTGTAGCCCTGCAGGGGCTGTACCTCTTCGGGAGACGGCTGCTGCAGCCAGACCTTCCACGTGACCTTCTATGCTCGGCGCAGACGCTGCATCAGCCGTCAGCCGCCGCCTGGGCAGCCATCGCAGGCGTACCGGTTGCCAGCGTGTTCGCCAGTGCCGGATCGGGATCCTTGGTGGCAGCGCCGACGGCTGCAGTCCTAAGAAATCGCTTGTCGACTTCACTGGTAATGATTCGGGCACCTCCGACACCGGCCAGGAGCGCACCCATTAGCGCAGTAACTGTCAACGAAGCAGTGACCTCTCCTGATGGGCGCGTGCCGATTAGTACCGCATCCTTGAGGGGTCCGTAGAGACCCCAGGTTACAAGGGCCGCGAAAGCACCGAGGACCACGTTACCAAACACGCCGGGGCGGAGAATTCCTCTCTCCATCTTCGGCACAATGAAGCCGTTATCGGTGATCAGTGCGTTGATGATGCCACCCACAGCACCGGCGCCGACGACAGCGCCGAGGATACGCCAAACTTCGGGTGAGGTATTTCCCTGTGTAGCGGCCGCAAGCAGATCCGCAGTCTGAGTGGTCATCTCGCCCCTTCCAAAGGATGGTCATGGTTTAGCATCGGCTCGACCGTGCCCAAATGATTGACGTACCGCATGACGGAAATGCATTCATGTGGCAAGAATTCGACACACTAGGCGGACGGATTCTTCGGCTGGTTGAGCTGCAAACAGAATACTCCGCGCATTGCCACCAGCTTTGGATATCTCATCATCAGCGTGCCGCTGCGTGCGACTGGTTAGGTTGGCCACAACAACAAGGCGCGGCGCGTCCTCTACCGGCCAGGACGCCGAGGTGGTTGTGAGAGACCTGGTTGTCGTCGAACCGACCCGGCTGAACGACTTCCTCGCCCAGTTCGCCGTTGGGGCCCTGGAGTACGTGCCAGTTGCTCAGTAGCGCAGGCTGCACACGGGCGTGCCTCTTTGCGCGGTACCCCGCTCGGTAGGACTGGGCGGTCATGGGGGAGCATCTGCTCAATCATCGCCTGCCCGTGAAGGATCGTCATGCGTTCTGCCCGCCGTGCCGTACCGCCCGTCCTGCTCGCCTGCCTGCTGCTGGCGGGCTGTTCGTCCGTCAAGCTCGGCACGTCGACGTCGTCCGCAAACCAAAGCCCGGCAGAAGGAGCTTCGGGATCGGCCGCGCAGGCTGGGGCAGGGAAGCCGATCGCGGTGGGGGCGGGCCCGCAGAAGCACTACACGGTCCAGCAGCAGCCGGCCGCCGGCTCGTGCCACTACCGCTATGAGCACGGCGAGCCGCTGGAGGATCCGAAGTGCACTCCGGGTGCGATCTCCCCGGCGGTGACGCAGGCGAACCTGAAGTCGACGATCTGCCGCAAGGGCGGCTACACCTCCGGCGTACGCCCCTCTGCGTACGTGACGGGCAAGGAGAAGAAGCTGAACGCCGCATCCTACGGCTACACCGGCCGCATGGGCGATGCTGAAATGGACCACTTGATCAGCCTGCAGCTGGGAGGCGACCCCAACGACGCGCGCAACCTGTGGGTAGAGCCTGCCGACCCAGGCCACAAGAAGGGCGCCGGGGTGAACAACAAGAAGGACCCGGTGGAGACCAAGTTGCACACCGCGGTCTGCGCCGGCCAGGTATCGCTCTCCGCCGCGCAGAAGGCGATCGTCGCCGACTGGACCACAGCATTGACCGTTCTTCACCTCGGCTGAAGAGGCCCCGGCGCCACCGCACCAGTTGCGTCACACAGCTGTGGCACCTGTCCGGGACGGTGATGTGGGTGCCAGGCCTCGTCGGCAGTCTAGTTGTTAGCCATGGGAACTCCAAAGGAAGGAAAGGGGGGTTGGGGTGAGAGAGAGCCGGGGACTATGAGCCCTCCCCAGCAGAGGTGAGTCATTTGCATCTACGCCAACCGGGGTGAAGACTGGACGTAGAGCGCCCGATCAAGTAGGACGCGCCGTCTCGAACCAGAAGGGAGACGGCAATGACGAACTACAATGATCCAAAGTCCATAGAAGAGATGGCCCAGAAGAATCGGGAATTGGCCGATCGCCAGCAGGAAGCACTCGACGCTAAACGTCGGCGAGGAGAAAAGCCATCCGAGGGAGAAGAAAGGGGCATCAGGCGACTTCGGGAGCAAGCGGCGAGAGATGAAGAGGTAGCGCAGAGAATGCGCTACGGCCCTTCCGCGACGCATGAAAACCAAAGTTCCTTGCATCACCAGGCCGAGAGGTATCGCTTTTGACAGGCGAGGGCCCGGCTCGGCTGAACCCTCCCGGCAGGGACAGGAAATGTTGCCGCCGTACCAGCTGAAAGAGACACGGCTGCGTGGGGATCGAGTCTCTGGACACCACCTCCGGCCGAGAGCTCGGCCTCAATGAGGTCTGCTACAGCCTGAACTGTGCTGCCGAACAGATCAGATCGCATTTGCCGCGCCCACTAGCAATTCCAATCGCTCAGCATGCTCAGCACAGGCCGAGTTATAGCCATCCCGCTGGGTTCGTAAGACAGACGTCGGACGGTCCCTGAGGAATGCAACACTCACAAGACCCGTTTCCGTTGATCGGCGGGGATCTCTGCCCGCACTGTCCACGGCGCGGCCGGCCTTGCTTTGCACCTCGCCAACGGCGGCCGTCGCAAGCGTCAAGACCGTGTGAGGCGAGTAGTCACACACGGAACAACCTATCGGTGTGATCGACGAACGTGGCGAGGCAGAGCTGCGCCGACTCAGGGCTGATCAGAGTGGCCGCCAGCAGAAGGTCCGCAGTGATACCGCAGGCCAACCCTTTACCCAAGAGGCCGGGAGTACGCTCCGGAGCGGCTGTGGCGGCGAGACGGGCCAATGTGCCGAGAGCACGGGCACGCATCTCGGTCGGTAGCTGTTGCGCCGCGCGCTCTGCGGTGGTCCACAGTCCCGCCTGCGCTGCTGTCACGAGCAAGTCGTACGTCTGTTGTTGCTCGCCTTCCCATCTCCACCAGGCCGCAGCCCCGTACCCCGAGGGATTAGGCGGTGGCGGTACGCGCTCGACCAGCACAATCGCGCTGTCCGCGTCGACCTTGGCGACGGTCTCCACCAGGTGGCGAAACACCAGGGACAGGTCGTGGACGTGGGCCCACACCGGGCCGTCCTCCAGCAGCCCCAGATCCCTGGCCGGTTGCACGTTCCCCAGTTCGGCATGTAGCTGGGCGCAGGTGATCAGACCCTCGCCCTGGAGCCGCGGATCACGCTCGCATCGCACATGCGCGTCATAGGTGTCCAGCAGCGTGCGTGCTCTGTCCGTCTTCCCCGCTTCATGGTGGGTGCGGATCACCGAAGGGAGAAGTGCGCGCCAGGTTTCGCGGTGGCCGCGCAGAGCAAGGGCTTCGGCACCCGAGATCAGCTTGTCGTAGCGGACCGAGTCGCCCAGCAACAGCGCTGTGGACGCCAGATGGCACAGGATGCGGCCGGCACCGTCGGGGTAGACGACCCAGTCGCAGATACGTTCCGCGCGGTCGATCCCGTCGATGGCACCGGAGACGATGCGTGCCTGTGCGCAGTGTCGTGCATAGACGGACCAAGCCCATACCCGGGACTCCGGCAGCATGAGGCTGTCGGCGAGCAAGCGTGCACTCTCGTCGAGACCGGCATCGACACAGCCGGCCACCGCGGCGACGATGGCAGTCTCCACATGCGAGGCGAGATCCCGCTCCTCGCCTTCGCAGTAGGCCAGGTAGGTCTGCAGAAGCTCGAAACCCGCATCCTCCATGCCGGAGCCGAAGGCTGTGTCCAGCGCGCTGGCCACCACGTGTGCGGTCGTCAGCCTGTCCGGATGGGCGCTGGCCAGGAGATTGACTCCCTCCGCCCAGAGATCGGGGTCGTCGGCCCAGATCTCGGAGATCCTTTGCTGGCAGTGAGCGGACAGGACATCGTGTTTCACCTGACCAAGGAAGTGGCGCGCCAATTCCGTCTCCTTGGCGTCTGCCGCCCCCAGGGCTGCGGCAGACCTCCTCAGTACGCTCGCCTCGTGATCGAAGCCGTCATCGTTCCCTTGTGTGATGGTATGTCTGGCCGTGCTGCCGAACTGGTTGGTGCGGATCATGAGGCTGACAAGGTCGGCGAATGCATCCATCGCCTTTTGGTCGTCGCTCCAGCAGTAGGAGGGATCGTGCTCGTGCACGCTCTCAGCGCACCGACGCTGCGCCGCCTCCAGGACGTCGGCCACCTTGGGGTGCTCCGGATGTTCATGCACGAAGACCAGAGCGATCTCCGCGAGAGCCTCACGTTGGGCCTGTCCACCGATGTTGGTGACTCCGAGAACGCTGTACAGGTTGAGTGCCTCGATCAGGCCGAGGAGTGCGTCAACGTCACCTCGCTCCGCTGCCGCTCTGGTGAGCTGCCACAACTCCATACGGGCGGTGTCCTGTCCGGGTCGGCGCCGCCGCTCCCAGGCCGGCCTGTCTGCACGCCCATGTGCCAGGAACAAGAATTGCGTATGTAGGTCTTTGGACCACGTCGCTTCTGGAGGCATGGGCGCCGGATCCATCTGCGGGATCGCGAAACTGCCGTCCTGGAGTGCACCTAGAACCGACGACGCGGCACCCGCGCTGAGGACTCGATGCGCTGTTGCCGCCAAAAGCGCACGCAGATCAGTCGTGTCCTCCTCGCGGCAGTTCTTCAGCATTTCTATTGCCGTGTCCAGGAGGCGTCGGGCATGAGCGCGTTCCGCGCGCTGGTGTGTCAGGAGGCAGAGGTAGGTCATGAGCCGTACGCGGTGATCCGGCTCTTCCAGATGAAGCGCGATGCGCTCCGCTCGGGCCAGGTGCCCGGCCTCTGCCCACGCCCGCCCCAGGTCCGCAGGTAGGCCAGTCACCGGGCGTCGTAGTTCCTCCAGGTCCAGCGCCCGACTGGTCATCCGCAGCACGGGGGGATGGGGCGAGGCGGCCAGAGCGGACAGATAACGCTCGTTGTCCTCCAACAGCCGTACATGCGAACCTGTGCGCTGGTGCAGCAGGGCTGCCCACCGCTCGGACTCCAGTAGCTTTCCCCACGTGTCGAGTTTGCCGGAGAGTTTCAGATAGTCCGGGTACAGCTCGGTGACCCAGCGGGGTGTTGCATCGGGCCAAGCATCCGCCCACGTGCGGACCGCCGTCTCTATCGCACCGTCGAGAACCGTCCGCCGCTTCTTGTCCATGTCCTTCAGGAATGCCTCGCGCAACGTGTCGTGGGCGAAGGCGAACACCGTCGCGCCGCAACGATCGCTGGCGTGCACCAGACGCCGGATCGGCGGGGACGTGAGCACTCGCGTGACTTCACGCTTCGTCAGGTCGCAGTCCATGAAACCGCTCAGCGTGTGGAGGTCATCCGTATCCAACGGTCCTAGCACGGCTATCTGTCCGAGAAGTACATGAGCGGGAGTGGTGTCGCTTTGACTCAGGATATCTGCCATGTCATGGCTAGCTTGCTGCTCGGCTGTGCGGGCGTGATCCGTGGGAGACAGGACGACTTGCGCCGCTCTCAAATGCGGCGGAGCGAAGTCCACGCCTTCGTCCCGTGGTTCGGCGAACGGGAACGACTCCAGCGGTGTCCGGCTGAAGAGCAGTACGTGTGTGCCTTTCTGATGTCCGCCGGGAAGTGACGCCAGCAACGCATCGGCGTCCTCCATTTCGTCGATCCCGTCTATGAGCAGAACGAGATGGCGTCCTTGCTCACGGGACTGATCCAGCGCTCGTGTCCACAGTGAGTGGAACCGTTCCATCGTGGGATCCAGAGCGAAAGGATCACCCACGAGGGCCGCGAGTTGGTCGTTGACCGCGGACCACAGCTCGGAGCGTGGCATACGACGGACACGGGAGCAGAAGTACGACACGACGTCCACATCGGGCGGTGGGCCGCAGGCGAACGCCGCTGCCAGAGACGTCTTGCCCGACCAGGGCGGTCCGGTCCACAGCGCGAAGCGGCTCGACGAACGTGCCCAGTCGGCCAGGTCGTGCCACTCGTGCTCCCGGTCCTCAAGCCGTCCGGTCCTGCGCGTCAACTCCTCGACCGTTGCCGCGTAGAAGGACCGCCGCCGGGCGATCGGCAGCGTGCCCGCAGAATCGTCGTCC
It encodes:
- a CDS encoding histone-like nucleoid-structuring protein Lsr2 gives rise to the protein MVQRTVTIFTDDLTDTEGEDIATHTFSLDGVSYDIDLNPDSYQQLLDALGPFVKVGRKSGGTSRRGGGGRKAAGGPDPVKVREWAQGQGIEVSARGRVPRTVIEQYEAAH
- a CDS encoding helix-turn-helix domain-containing protein produces the protein MNPRLLQLARESRGLSQSKLANLAGISQAALSKAENQVGPLSPERLAALADVLGYPQELFDWPDEPVGLGPSGFYHRKQSGLGKTALQRIEAEVNLLLMQLRRLEASVEIDPPFRLPVLDAEEHEPEEAAAKVRASWMIPDGPVHDVIRTVERAGIVVVRRDLESLKISGLSVHPPNGLPVIILNTGMPPARERFTVLHELGHLIMHQIPSDDGEREADRFASEFLMPARLIGPHLTGLNLQRAVQLKQYWKASMAAIIQTARRLDKIDDRKFKSLQVQMSQHGYRRNEPAEPEREEPRILPSMLDLHRSEHGYSDAELAKVVGLRVREFHTEYGAARGLRAV
- a CDS encoding DUF6417 family protein, whose product is MDDYGHLDLDEIDFDMEPMTDRLALLTLNEARDLRRLLLAVAQEGGPESPDAARWAREIAARIPSED
- a CDS encoding AbfB domain-containing protein, which codes for MGSSLKSFNIDNHFVRHANFLGELSAIASDLDRADATFDMVNGLADHNLVSFRSVNFPLHFLRHQDFRVKLHEGPNPPLVPPGSAPPPESPDMQLMRKDATFAMVPGLANPNAVSFRSFNFPNRFLRHRDFHLFVEEVDSDLGRKDATFTVVPGLSPEPPGPH
- a CDS encoding GNAT family N-acetyltransferase, producing MRFRWDWLRPVVLAPYVPTIGPVHPSVLTEDLFTDTLIAASTDRRFLRYDKDIRWSDSKVETVLVEAVVHRPGETLIPTLSRRGAGMVKVHLYGIDDSALAATELAQKLAAEHGAAKARIVRFLGPEAPDGRGTRIQLQDFRATIRPAGDGPVRSFDEWPANARGTFDDFAEEMAADGFAFLYEQMQAGTVGPVLTAVLGGRVAGAIGPMEIRPDAIGTPQLMPQYFGVLPEHRGRGLGRLLWRAAMHWGQANGAAYQLLQTEVGGASDCLCRSEGLMSLGFTYWQAS
- a CDS encoding radical SAM protein — translated: MHQLIVSPFLDGYLAVRPGGTACVRLPAELYEDVRQRAGTDDPVPEWLATTAAEAWDLDLDGQTAGSALLVREPTELAFARASWEINLYCNFGCKHCYLGERPLAGLSWEQKVRLIDIFCHSGVLWLQITGGEPTVDPDFEGAYRYAYRQGMMLTVSTNASRLWKPEVLRLFRDCPPYRVVVSMYGATEESFDELTQRKGAWKNFHRGMVAARNAGLPLRVSVVVTEDNAHEVDAMVALVRSWGLDHHVYTNMQPTFSGTGEPLLVQSTEHLRKRPVFQGCNAGVTFFHADPHAKVSICKIGRDDQIDLITEGIDGLRRLGAISDRLMLRTGGCSGCSLSGSCRVCRPLAKVYQEAKAPLNTYCQHGDTKEMVHS